Proteins encoded by one window of Aphidius gifuensis isolate YNYX2018 linkage group LG2, ASM1490517v1, whole genome shotgun sequence:
- the LOC122849487 gene encoding putative thiamine transporter SLC35F3 isoform X4 — protein MEQKTGNWNIGGVTEVSTIFHPRRIRGPSIILSDDHTGHTVPYISPVQIVLDNSGGCEQSGGCGADLASSCRSLEAGSCTTVSGGNGQGHNQPSCIGGSSSSGGGGVPVTFQTRRHSITRCYDSCCAESAKKIYYGVCVTVCVTATWVGATHCIKYLYFQKPESNISQTLSINSSSSSSSSSGLYHKSMILPYNAPFFTTWFCTNWTVLYFPIYFICRIIKTKCNNPTEIIAESLRGFRDKGFTGGRFLTRCSLFCGLWVATNYMYIHSLKILFATDVMALYATNVACVYLLSWVILHEQFVGVRIVAVILCDTGIALLAYMDGITGSPTLFGVVLAASAAAGSAVYKVLFKKVIGHTTFGQMSLFFSLIGLCNAALLWPVCLALYFSGAESVQWARLPWATLLSASILHLASNMLGHFSVALTYDLFITLGLITAVPVSAALDVVLYGAHFVGMKLAGIILIAVGFFLVMFPDNWPDYITRLLRNIVAMSHSASEKMGLMQSYIKKFTRTRNFNDFNWWCYWSWWWWWCYNNYNNYNKESKAIITTTSFSTKLWSFFIKW, from the exons atggaacAAAAAACAG GAAATTGGAATATTGGAGGTGTAACTGAGGTATCAACGATTTTTCATCCTCGAAGAATACGTGGACCAAGTATTATTCTGAGTGATGATCATACTGGTCATACTGTTCCATATATCAGTCCAGTTCAAATCGTTTTGGATAATTCAG GAGGATGTGAACAATCTGGTGGTTGTGGAGCTGATTTAGCATCAAGTTGTCGATCACTTGAAGCTGGAAGTTGTACTACTGTTAGTGGTGGTAATGGCCAAGGACATAATCAACCCTCATGTATTGgtggtagtagtagtagtggtggtggtggtgttccAGTTACATTTCAAACAAGAAGACATTCAATCACAAGATGTTATGATTCATGCTGTGCTGAATCagcaaaaaaa attTATTATGGAGTTTGTGTTACTGTTTGTGTAACAGCAACATGGGTTGGTGCAACTcattgtattaaatatttatattttcaaaaaccCGAATCAAATATTAGTCAAACATTgtcaattaattcatcatcatcatcatcatcgtcaagTGGACTTTATCATAAATCAATGATTCTTCCTTATAATGCACCATTTTTTACAACATGGTTTTGTACAAATTGGACAGTATTGTATTTTCCAATATACTTTATTTGTcgtattattaaaacaaaatgcaATAATCCAACTGAAATAATTGCTGAAAGTTTACGAGGTTTTCGTGACAAAGGTTTTACTGGTGGAAGATTTTTAACAAGATGTAGTTTATTTTGTGGTCTATGGGTCGCAAcaaattacatgtatattcattcattaaaaatattatttgccaCAGATGTTATGGCATTGTATGCAACAAATGTTgcttgtgtttatttattatcatgggTTATTCTTCATGAGCAATTTGTTGGTGTGAGA attGTTGCAGTTATTCTTTGTGATACTGGTATAGCATTATTGGCATATATGGATGGTATAACTGGTAGTCCAACATTATTTGGTGTTGTTCTTGCTGCATCAGCTGCTGCTGGATCAGCAGTTTataaagtattatttaaaaaagtcatTGGTCATACAACATTTGGACaaatgtcattatttttttcactaattGGACTTTGTAATGCTGCATTACTTTGGCCAGTATGTTtagctttatatttttcgGGTGCTGAAAGTGTTCAATGGGCACGTTTACCATGGGCAACATTATTATCAGCAAGTATTCTTCATTTag cttcaaaTATGTTGGGACATTTTAGTGTTGCATTAacatatgatttatttataacacttGGTTTAATAACAGCAGTTCCAGTATCAgctg cacTTGATGTCGTTCTTTATGGTGCTCATTTTGTTGGAATGAAATTAGctggaataattttaattgctgttggattttttcttgtaatgtTTCCTGATAATTGGCCAGACTACATAACTCGTTTACTTCG AAACATAGTCGCCATGAGTCACAGTGCAAG tgaaaaaatggGGTTGATGCAGTCGTACATCAAGAAATTCACAAGAACAAGGAATTTCAATGACTTCAACTGGTGGTGCTACTGgtcttggtggtggtggtggtgctacaacaactacaacaacTACAACAAAGAATCGAAGGCAATCATTACAACAACGTCCTTTTCGACGAAATTATGGAGTTTCTTCATCAAATGGTGA